In Gammaproteobacteria bacterium, the genomic stretch CAACAATCGAACATGCGGTTCATGGAGAGGTGCATGCTGCGGAAAATAGCTGGTGCAGCAGGCCCTTGCAGGGGTTTGTCAATCATCCGGAACCCGAGCGTCCGATTCTGAGTGAATATCACGATGGTGGCAGCCCCTGCGGCATTTTCATGCTGCGGCAAGGGCGCTGGAAGTACGTGTATTTTTCCGAGGGATATCCATCACTGCTATTCGATATGGAAAATGATCCCCGCGAATTGGTTAACCTCGCCGACGATGTGACACTTACCGGCAAGCTTGCCAAATTGGATCAGTTGCTATTTCAGATTCTCGACCCGGAGGAGGTTAATCGGCAAGCCTTTGCCGATCAGGAAATAATGATCGAGACACTTGGCGGTATGGATGCAATTCTGGCGTTGCCGAGTTTTAATCACACGCCGATCGGTTGAGGCTACAATCTTTTTAGCTCGCCGATTGCAATACCCTGTTCACCGGCGATCGCATAAAGCAGGTATATTTTACCATCTTCCTCAAAGATCGCTGGATCACGAAGTTGATTAACACGTTGTTTGACGGCTCCATATTCAGATGCGCGCGGTATCATGTCGGCTCCTTCCCAGGACTTTTGTGCGCGATGGATTTCACAGGTCTCACTTAATTTCCACTGTTGCCAGTCGGCTTCCATATCCAGCCTGGACAGCAGTATGCGTTCGGGGGAGTCGCCAACCCGGCTCCAGAGTACATACCAGTCATTTCCGTGTTGCAGCAATGCGTGATGGCGAATGGATTCCTGCGTCAATCGGGGACCTGTTTCAAACTCACCCAACCCGTCGCGCGAACGATAGAGTTGTCCGGGCATGGCAATCGCGTAGAACCAGTCAGCATGAAAGAAGATCCTGAAATAGGGTGAACCTATTATTTCCATTCGGGCTGCAAAATTAAGCCCGTCCCGAGACAGCGCGACCCGGCTGCGTTGTCTGCCATCCTCCAGGCGACCATGGTAGTAGAGTCGAATTTGCTCGGTCTGGTGATCAACCCAGACATCGGGCGAGGCGATGTGGGGATAGTTGCCATCGGTGCCGCGTGCCATGTAATCACGCGCTTCCTGGTGCAGTTGTGCATCAGCAGGGGTCTGGCTTGCAAACAGGCTACGTTCGATCTCGAGAGGCGCTGGCGTTATCATTTGCCAGGGACCGACGAGGTCATCGCTGGCGGCAAGCCGAATCGAGCGGCCCTCGTGGTGGGCAAAGTAGAGCAGGTATTTAGCCGGCGGATCGGGTAACCATTCGGGTGCCGCGATCAACGAGGGTCCGTTAACGTTGCCTTCGAGCTCGGGATGATCGTCGACACTGATAATCGGACCATCATGGAGGTAATCGAAGTAAAACATTACCAGGGCGTAATGTTACGCAGTGGCGGAGCCCTCGCGCGCACGCTCATCGAGCAGGCCGGTCAGCCAGTCCGGATCCATTTCCGGTACCGAGGATAACAGCAGCTTGGTGTAATCAGGGTAGGGCGGCGACAGGATTTCACTTTTCATACCCTGCTCGACGACGCGACCTTCAAGCATGACGACGATTTGGTCCGAGATCGCCTTAACCGTCGCAATGTCGTGAGTTATAAAGATATAGGTCAGATTGAGCTCTTTCTGCAGGCGCAGTAACAATTCGAGAATACCCTTTTGCACGATCTGGTCGAGTGCCGAGGTTACCTCGTCGCAAATGATGAGTTCCGGATCGGCTGCGAGTGCCCGCGCGATACAGATGCGTTGTTTCTGTCCCCCGGAAAGTTCGGCCGGCAGGCGCTCGATAAAGGTTTCGTCGAGTTCAATCATTTCGATCAGTTCAAGCAGGCGTCGGTCACGTTCCTTACCGCGCAATCCCAGGTAAAACTCGAGCGGTCTACCGATGATATCGCGTACCGTATGGCGTGGATTCATCGCGGTATCGGCCATCTGGTAGATCATCTGGATTTTCTGTAACTGGTCGACACTACGTTCCTTGAGTGTGGGCGGCAAGGCTTTGCCATTGAACAGGATCTGGCCTTTTGACGGTGGTAGTAATCCGGTGATCGCGCGCGCCGCCGTTGACTTGCCGGAACCGGACTCGCCCACGATAGCGACCGTATGTCCACGAGGCACTTCGATGGTTACATCATCGAGTACCTTGGCACTTCCAGTGTAGCTGGCATCGACGTGATCAACCTTTAGAATAACGTCTGCCGATTCTTCTTCAGGCTTTTCGATCGAACGTACCGACCACAGTGATTTCGTGTATTCTTTTTTGGGCTGGGACAGCATTGTGCGGGTATCGGAATCCTCGATCGTTTCGCCATAACGTAACACCTTGATGACGTCGGCCATTTGCGCAACCACGGCAAGGTCATGGGTGATGTAAATTGCCGCGGTATTGTATTGCTCGACAATTCTGCGCATCGAAGCCAGTACCTCAACCTGCGTGGTTACGTCTAGCGCAGTCGTCGGCTCATCAAATATTATGAGATCAGGACGAGGAGACATCGCCATCGCAGTCATGACACGCTGCAGCTGGCCACCGGATACCTGGTGCGGGTAACGATCGCCAATAGAATCTGGATTCGGTAACTGCAGATCGCG encodes the following:
- a CDS encoding ABC transporter ATP-binding protein; the encoded protein is MSDQSRGKKGDILLEMKDIVIDGYSDDRWHEIIKGVDITLRRGEVMGLIGESGAGKSTLGLAAMGFARPGCRITSGSIMFDDIDLMKATAEERRALRGSRIAYVAQSAAASFNPAHQLIEQTVESTVRKGIKPEDEAKRDARQLYRDLQLPNPDSIGDRYPHQVSGGQLQRVMTAMAMSPRPDLIIFDEPTTALDVTTQVEVLASMRRIVEQYNTAAIYITHDLAVVAQMADVIKVLRYGETIEDSDTRTMLSQPKKEYTKSLWSVRSIEKPEEESADVILKVDHVDASYTGSAKVLDDVTIEVPRGHTVAIVGESGSGKSTAARAITGLLPPSKGQILFNGKALPPTLKERSVDQLQKIQMIYQMADTAMNPRHTVRDIIGRPLEFYLGLRGKERDRRLLELIEMIELDETFIERLPAELSGGQKQRICIARALAADPELIICDEVTSALDQIVQKGILELLLRLQKELNLTYIFITHDIATVKAISDQIVVMLEGRVVEQGMKSEILSPPYPDYTKLLLSSVPEMDPDWLTGLLDERAREGSATA